Proteins encoded within one genomic window of Haladaptatus sp. QDMS2:
- a CDS encoding carboxymuconolactone decarboxylase family protein → MEGMLGQVPSWMENLAESASEHSWGLFRDLNLGEDTELSAREKALIGVGVAAAISCPFCTYFHTEEARLSGVKDEELKEAVNLAADTKYFSTILHGNETDLDDFKTETDEIVKYITEQQATADD, encoded by the coding sequence ATGGAGGGAATGCTCGGCCAAGTTCCGAGTTGGATGGAGAACTTGGCAGAATCGGCGAGTGAACACAGTTGGGGGCTCTTTCGCGACCTCAACTTGGGAGAAGACACCGAACTGTCCGCGCGCGAGAAAGCACTCATTGGGGTCGGCGTCGCAGCCGCGATTAGCTGTCCTTTCTGTACCTACTTCCACACGGAGGAGGCGCGGTTGAGTGGCGTCAAGGACGAGGAGCTCAAGGAAGCTGTCAACCTCGCCGCCGACACGAAATACTTCTCGACGATTCTCCACGGGAATGAGACCGACCTTGACGATTTCAAAACTGAAACGGACGAAATTGTCAAATACATCACCGAGCAGCAGGCAACCGCAGACGACTAA